In Capra hircus breed San Clemente chromosome 5, ASM170441v1, whole genome shotgun sequence, the DNA window GGACATAAAATAACACTGCTTAGAGTCTTGGACTTTCTATGGGAACTGATATAAAGGAGGTAAGATGTGGTGATTCTTCATATCTCCAGCTGTGGTGGTAGCTCGTGTTGGACATGAAACTTGATGTTTCCTTGGAGCACGTAGAATTTCCTTACATTTCTGTCTGTGGACATGCGGAGGCTGACCAAGTGTGGTTGTGATCACTGGAGCCTCCTGAGAAAGGATCCTTTTCTTCTAATACAGTAGAAGACAAATTAAAAAGacattctttctaaaataaaacaaaaaattgtttCATTTTGAACACTGCTGTAAACATTCTTGCTTATGGTCTTAGGTGActacataaaaatattcaaaaagtcTGTGCCAGCAGCCGAGCCAACGTCAGTGCCCAAATGAACGGCTTTTCAGCAGGCATGGCCCatggcccaggcccaggcccacaGCTCAAGCTTTACAATTTGtatcttttatataattttctgatCTTACTGAGATTGGTGAAAacttccaaaaaaataaacttagatGTTTATTGCTGATTTGGTCTCAAACTCAAAGGGAATGATTTCTATGTACCATTGATAAGTATAGTATTTACTCTAGGGTTTTATAGACAactttttatcagaaaaaaagaatattttatattgtttccaGCTTTCTGAGAATATTTATTGTGAATAGATGTAGAACTTTActaaatttttttccctcttggtgTTTCTCCTTTAATATGTTAATTTATTGATTATATTAATTGATTTCTTAATCCTTCATTATTGAGATCTCATTGACTATGTAATTGATGGTAGTTTGGTTTCTACTTAGTTAAGCTGTTCTCACTATTTTAACTAAGGATCCCCTTGGTGCTTCCCTGTAAGTGGCTTTTTATTAATATCAGGAAATATTGGTTACGCTTTCCTTGTAATGGATTCCCAGTTGGcgcagtaataaagaatccacctaccaatacaggagatgtgagaAATGtcagtttgatccatgggtcaggaatatcccctggagtgggaaatggaaacccactccagtattcttgcctggaaaaatcccacggacagaggagcctggagggctatagtccacgtggttgcaaacagtcagacatgactaagcacacaccacacactttTCCTTGGGATACTCCTTGCTCTTGATTGTTTTGAAGCTGTAGTCTCTTGGTTTCCATCTTCCATTTGCTtgtattttcatctttctttggTGTTTTTATCCTCTAGTGTTCCTCATGGACCTGAGATCTCCTCATCTCATCTCTTATGAATCAAGTATACACTGATGATCCTTAATAGTCTGCTTGGAGCCCAAATTCCTTTTCTGAGCTGCAGTCAGTAATACCTAAGTACCTACCCATGTTTCCTCTTGGATGACTTACAGATAGTCCAAAATGTTCAAAACAGAACTTGTCATCTcccaccttttcttctttttcccaccCTAATTTCTAAACCTATTTCTCCAATGATTGCCTCAGGTCACTGTATTCCACATATCCAGGTGCAAAACAAGCATGCTGTCATTGTTGGTTTCGCTTCCTTTATATAACCCCCATATCCATCACCAAGCCTTACTGATTCTACTTCCTGGATGCTTCTCATTGTTGTGAATTTGTCTCTATCACTAGACATTAATTTATTAATAGTTATATGTACCATTCTCCTCAAACACAGAACCAGATTTCTTGCTCTAGCCAATAaattccttcctctcttttttccttcccttcttccttcctattctttccttccccttttcttccattctttctctcctcttataattttaaatgtttgtcctaaataaaaatatattttgtacaaAATAACTTACCAGCAGTTCATTACACAtcattgtttttgaaaaatacactttaaaaaattagtagaatTTAACTGACGTGTGTGACAGCAGCATTGAAAAGGTTGAATTTTTTAACGATTTTATTCATTCTGGGGGGATGTTATCTGGCAACACTTAAATGCTTGAATAATTAACACTAACGATAGAATACCTGCAAACACACCAAGATACAAAGTCTGTAAAGCTCACTTCTGATGCATTAATGGCTTTGGCTAAAATTATTGTTCCTAGAATATAGAACACATACATTTGTTcactattttcttatttaaactaAAATGGTTTTCTACCTATTCTCTGCCTACTATTTAATTGTGCATGTTACTAAAAGTAAACTTTCAGTtagaattttatttcagaaaagtgTGGGTTTTGGTGTCCTTTTGTCATTGTTCAACCAGTCCAAATGACTTGCCAGTCTCCTCGTGAAATTCTAAATATCTTAAAAATCCAAGGCACCTCCCTTTCTCTCCGACAATGATGTTTGTAGTTACCTTTTCCATGTTcacattacattttatttttactcttatattgttatttctttctgtgttttgacTATTTTATAGATTTCTTAATGCTTTCTATGTTCTTTTTTGTATTAACCTATTTTGtatttggaaaaaactctgacaTAAAGTAGGCGCTCATAAAATATACTCATTGAGTAATACCTAAATTACTTAGCTTATTTCTAAAGCAAGCTAAGATATTTTGATCCAAATGGTATAGGATTTCTAATGAGGAGGAAAGTACAATCAGTGAAAAAGAACCTCTCCATATTTGCATGCATATTTGCCtttaacattttcatcaccaccaCAAGTGGAAAATTTCAGACTCTGCCCATGATAAATGGACACACAAACTATTTGGCTTGAAAATTAGTAGCTCtctcaaagaaataaaaccatttcCATGAAAGTACTTAAGACTGTAAAGCTTAGCATATCTTTCTGGGTTGATATTGGCATTACAATCAAAGCAGAAAGGTTTTCTAGGTATAAGACTGTATCCAACAGCAAGAATTCTTCTTCAGACTGTAACTGCAATAAAAGCACTGAAGATAAGGATCAGAAATGGATTCTATTCTGCTGTAGCTTCATTCTAATTTTTTCATTGAGATGTAATATTAGAAATCTAGATTTCTTTCAGTGGAAATGTTCCCTGGGTTGAGTACAGTATTTCTGATACTGTCAGGAGTGGAATTCTTAATCGGAATTCTAGGCAATGTGTTCATTGGACTGGTACTCTGCTCTGAATGTGTTAAGAACCAAAAGACATCTTTATTTGACTTCATCCTCACTGGCTTGGCTGTCTCCAGAATCAGTCAACTGTTGGTGTTTTTTGTGGAATCACTTATAATGGGACTAGAACCACAGGTATTTGCCATTTTTAAACTAGCAAAGCCCATTGCTTTACTTTGGAGAATATCTAATCATTTGACTACCTGGCTTGTCACCTGCCTAAGTATTTTCTATCTCCTTAAGATAGCTCATTTCTCccactctctttttttctggctgaagTGGAGAATGAACAGCGTCATCCTTGTGATACTTGCATTTTCTTTGGTCTTTCTGATTTTGGACATTCTTTTGCTAGAAACATTTAATGATCTCTTCTGGAATTTAATAAATGAAGGCAATTTGACTTTAGTTGAAAGTAAAACTCATTATATTAAAAGCGAGAGTCTTCTTAGTTTCTCCTATTTCATTCCTATTGTTCTGTCCCTGctctcattgtttttttttatttctgtccttGGTGAAACACACCAGAAATTTGCATCTCAATTTTATGGGTTCCAGGGACTTCAGCACAAAGGCCCATAAAAGAGC includes these proteins:
- the LOC102169081 gene encoding LOW QUALITY PROTEIN: taste receptor type 2 member 42-like (The sequence of the model RefSeq protein was modified relative to this genomic sequence to represent the inferred CDS: deleted 1 base in 1 codon); amino-acid sequence: MFPGLSTVFLILSGVEFLIGILGNVFIGLVLCSECVKNQKTSLFDFILTGLAVSRISQLLVFFVESLIMGLEPQVFAIFKLAKPIALLWRISNHLTTWLVTCLSIFYLLKIAHFSHSLFFWLKWRMNSVILVILAFSLVFLILDILLLETFNDLFWNLINEGNLTLVESKTHYIKSESLLSFSYFIPIVLSLLSLFFLFLSLVKHTRNLHLNFMGSRDFSTKAHKRAMKMVTSFLLLIMVHFLFTQLANWMFHRFLDNKFTKFIMLALYVFPSGHSFMLILGNNQLRQIALKVLKHLKSSLKRQNPLAL